The Candidatus Latescibacterota bacterium genome includes a window with the following:
- a CDS encoding pentapeptide repeat-containing protein, whose amino-acid sequence MKKNQRMGRVYTFYSYKGGVGRSMTMVNVAALLAKWGHKVLIVDWDLEAPGLEIFFNRTPVSMNGDPARIPGVVDLLLSRTGAQKLDWRDCVIEIDILGSSLDIITAGKRDDDYRAKLLSLDWPRLFEEHSIGNYLNDIRNEWIGEYDFVLIDSRTGINDIGDICTVILPDVLILLFVTNRQNIDGIKRVMARARKVQSQLPVNRSKLVGVPVPSRDEVYNEYDRSQEWKNIFAEEMSEYYRNWLPRGVEPREALNKLFIPYVANWSFGERLPVVENESEIHNPTSISAAYGRLARLIEKDLDWTALVATSDPNEIDKVRQDAVSAKDETKKVKRRTRWIAAASIPIVIVAIIAIMTWVNSYMDIQNFEERLEQARVLIDAEAGVRVSSARRTALEFLMVNGKSLQEVNLESADLSGMTFVDANLTGANLRNADLSDASLRRANLRRADLTGANLRNADLTAAIFAGAKLGDTNFDNALLIGARIDSVRNLDPTSLINARELDRAVLNERTSSYFRDNRQRSK is encoded by the coding sequence ATGAAGAAAAATCAGAGAATGGGAAGGGTATACACGTTCTATTCCTACAAGGGTGGAGTCGGCAGGTCGATGACCATGGTGAATGTTGCAGCACTGCTGGCGAAATGGGGGCATAAAGTCCTCATAGTCGATTGGGATCTCGAGGCTCCCGGGCTTGAGATATTCTTCAACAGAACACCGGTGTCGATGAATGGCGACCCGGCCAGGATCCCAGGTGTAGTCGATCTCCTTCTCAGCAGGACTGGCGCCCAGAAGCTGGATTGGCGAGATTGTGTCATCGAGATCGATATTCTCGGTAGTTCACTGGATATCATAACTGCCGGAAAAAGGGATGATGATTACCGGGCAAAGCTGCTCAGCCTCGACTGGCCCAGGCTTTTCGAAGAACATAGTATCGGGAACTACCTGAACGATATAAGAAACGAATGGATAGGCGAATATGATTTCGTACTTATCGACAGCAGGACCGGGATAAACGATATCGGGGATATCTGCACGGTGATCCTTCCAGACGTACTGATCCTTTTATTCGTCACCAACCGTCAGAATATCGACGGTATCAAGCGTGTGATGGCGAGGGCGCGGAAGGTGCAGTCGCAGTTGCCCGTGAATCGGAGCAAGCTTGTCGGAGTACCCGTGCCCAGCAGAGACGAGGTATACAACGAATACGACAGGTCACAGGAATGGAAGAACATCTTCGCCGAAGAGATGTCGGAGTATTACCGAAACTGGTTGCCGAGAGGCGTGGAACCTCGGGAAGCGCTGAATAAGCTGTTTATACCTTATGTGGCAAACTGGAGTTTTGGTGAGAGGCTGCCTGTCGTCGAGAATGAAAGTGAGATACATAACCCGACAAGCATCAGCGCTGCGTACGGCAGGCTTGCCAGGCTGATCGAGAAAGATCTCGATTGGACAGCCCTGGTCGCCACGTCGGACCCGAACGAGATCGACAAGGTCAGGCAGGATGCCGTGTCCGCGAAGGACGAGACCAAAAAAGTTAAACGCAGGACGCGATGGATAGCTGCCGCCAGCATCCCAATCGTCATCGTGGCGATAATAGCGATCATGACGTGGGTAAATTCTTATATGGATATTCAGAATTTTGAGGAACGGCTTGAGCAGGCCAGGGTATTGATAGATGCGGAGGCTGGGGTTCGGGTTTCGTCGGCCAGAAGGACTGCTCTGGAATTTCTTATGGTAAACGGCAAGTCGTTGCAGGAGGTGAATCTGGAATCTGCGGACCTCAGCGGGATGACCTTTGTTGACGCGAACCTGACAGGAGCAAACCTGAGAAACGCCGATCTCAGCGATGCATCGCTTCGGCGTGCCAACCTGCGCAGGGCGGATCTGACCGGAGCGAATCTGAGAAATGCAGATCTTACCGCGGCAATCTTTGCCGGCGCTAAACTCGGTGACACCAATTTCGATAACGCACTGCTCATTGGTGCACGGATCGATTCAGTGAGAAACCTCGATCCAACAAGTCTCATCAACGCCAGGGAGTTGGACAGGGCAGTTCTCAACGAAAGAACATCATCCTATTTCAGGGACAATAGACAGAGAAGCAAGTAG
- a CDS encoding isoprenylcysteine carboxylmethyltransferase family protein — MRNSKKKDQITFLIPAFLVYSTGMLFCAWELVRRQQDINIFSMNSIVGISMVIIGLTINLVAAFTLRRSYSSTLEIREDHRLVTHGIFRFIRHPIYLGSIIVSFGVPVFVWTLYGFLILAGLVPLVLHRIKLEEKMLIEEYGDTYRKYMESTGKLLPFVY; from the coding sequence GTGCGAAACTCAAAGAAAAAAGACCAGATCACTTTCCTTATCCCCGCATTCCTTGTCTACAGCACGGGCATGCTTTTCTGTGCATGGGAACTGGTCAGGCGTCAGCAGGACATTAATATATTCTCGATGAATAGTATCGTGGGAATCAGCATGGTCATCATAGGATTGACGATCAATCTGGTCGCCGCATTTACGCTCCGCCGGTCCTACTCCTCGACCCTGGAAATAAGGGAAGATCATCGGCTCGTCACACATGGTATATTCAGGTTCATACGACATCCGATCTATCTGGGAAGCATCATCGTTTCCTTTGGTGTCCCGGTGTTTGTCTGGACCCTGTATGGCTTTCTGATCCTGGCCGGGCTTGTTCCTCTGGTCCTGCACAGGATCAAACTCGAGGAGAAGATGCTGATCGAAGAATATGGAGACACTTACCGTAAGTACATGGAATCTACAGGGAAGCTGCTTCCATTCGTCTATTGA